The following coding sequences lie in one Benincasa hispida cultivar B227 chromosome 6, ASM972705v1, whole genome shotgun sequence genomic window:
- the LOC120079512 gene encoding F-actin-capping protein subunit alpha — MADEEVELSDEQKKEIAKWFLLNAPAGEIQFVAKDVKKILNDDELYHEAASEAFPQYNKSHMIFIEMPGRVGDVIITPFNELEENEFLDPRTAQVAIIDNIKQACAGVRPALDEELPSAYVEEFRCAVDTEIARYVGEAYPKGVCSVFCVNGKDAEGPESDFELAVVIAAARHSPQNFCNGSWRSTWNIECKSDFQALEIRGKMQVGAHYFEEGNVQLDAKHECNDSTILQAPEDCAVAIANIIRHHEAEYLASLETSYSNLPDTTFKDLRRKLPVTRTLFPWHNTSQFSLTRDIAKELGIGK, encoded by the exons ATGGCCGACGAAGAAGTGGAGCTTAGCGACGAGCAGAAGAAGGAGATCGCGAAGTGGTTTCTCCTAAACGCTCCCGCCGGAGAAATCCAATTCGTTGCCAAAG ATGTGAAGAAGATTTTGAACGACGATGAGTTGTACCACGAGGCGGCGTCTGAAGCTTTTCCTCAGTACAACAAATCACATATGATTTTCATTGAAATGCCTGGCAGAGTAGGAGAT GTGATTATTACACCGTTCAATGAGCTTGAAGAAAACGAGTTCCTTGATCCAAGAACTGCACAAGTTGCTATAATTGATAATATCAAACAG GCGTGTGCTGGAGTGAGACCTGCACTGGATGAGGAACTCCCCTCTGCATACGTTGAGGAATTTCG ATGTGCCGTAGATACAGAAATTGCTCGATATGTTGGTGAAGCGTATCCAAAAGGTGTTTGCTCAGTTTTCTGTGTGAATGGAAAAGATGCAGAGGGACCTGAATCTGATTTTGAGCTTGCTGTGGTTATTGCTGCTGCTAGACATAGCCCTCAGAACTTCTG TAATGGAAGTTGGCGTTCTACATGGAACATTGAGTGCAAAAGTGATTTTCAAGCTCTTGAAATAAGAGGGAAAATGCAG GTGGGTGCCCATTATTTTGAGGAGGGAAATGTTCAATTAGATGCAAAGCATGAATGCAATGATTCAACTATCCTACAG GCTCCTGAAGATTGTGCAGTTGCGATAGCCAATATTATTCGTCATCACGAAGCAGAATACTTAGCATCTCTTGAG ACATCCTATTCAAACTTGCCAGATACCACCTTCAAG GATCTTCGGAGGAAGCTTCCTGTTACTCGGACCCTATTTCCATGGCATAATACCTCACAATTCAGCTTAACAAGAGACATTGCTAAAGAACTTGGAATTGGAAAGTAA